One genomic segment of [Pasteurella] aerogenes includes these proteins:
- the mraY gene encoding phospho-N-acetylmuramoyl-pentapeptide-transferase, which yields MLVWLAEYLQQFYSGFNVISYITVRAAMALFTALLLSLWIGPKVIRRLQILKFGQEVRNDGPESHLSKRGTPTMGGIMILIAIGTSTLLWANLTNPYVWFSLFVLFGYGAVGFVDDYRKITRKNTDGLIARWKYFWLSAIALVAVFGMYAVGKDTDATKLVVPFFKEVMPQLGLFYIILAYFVIVGTSNAVNLTDGLDGLAIMPTVFVAGAFALIAWATGNIEWSKYLYIPYIKHTSELVVFCTAIVGAGLGFLWFNTYPAQVFMGDVGSLALGGALGVVAVLVRQEFLLVIMGGVFVMETISVILQVGSYKLRKQRIFRMAPIHHHFELKGWPEPRVIIRFWIISLMLVLLGLMTLKLR from the coding sequence ATGTTAGTTTGGCTCGCTGAATATTTACAACAATTCTATAGCGGATTTAATGTAATTTCTTATATTACTGTGCGTGCGGCAATGGCGTTATTTACTGCGTTGTTGTTGTCTTTGTGGATTGGACCAAAGGTCATTCGTCGGCTACAAATTTTGAAATTCGGTCAAGAAGTGCGTAACGATGGACCGGAAAGTCATTTAAGCAAACGCGGTACGCCAACCATGGGCGGGATTATGATTTTAATCGCCATTGGTACCAGTACGTTATTGTGGGCAAATTTAACTAATCCTTATGTGTGGTTCAGTTTATTTGTTCTGTTCGGTTATGGTGCAGTGGGCTTTGTTGATGATTATCGCAAAATTACCCGCAAAAATACCGATGGATTAATTGCCCGTTGGAAATATTTTTGGTTGTCAGCCATTGCGTTGGTGGCAGTTTTTGGCATGTATGCGGTGGGCAAAGATACGGATGCAACAAAATTAGTGGTTCCTTTTTTTAAAGAAGTGATGCCACAATTGGGGTTATTCTATATTATTTTGGCGTATTTCGTAATTGTCGGAACCAGTAATGCGGTAAATTTAACCGATGGTTTAGACGGTCTTGCTATTATGCCAACGGTATTTGTTGCCGGGGCATTCGCGTTGATTGCATGGGCGACCGGTAATATTGAATGGTCAAAATATCTTTATATTCCATACATTAAACATACTTCCGAGTTAGTGGTATTTTGTACCGCTATTGTTGGTGCGGGATTGGGTTTTCTTTGGTTTAACACTTATCCGGCGCAAGTGTTTATGGGCGATGTCGGCTCGCTTGCCCTAGGTGGTGCGTTGGGCGTTGTGGCAGTATTGGTGCGTCAAGAATTTTTATTAGTGATTATGGGTGGGGTGTTTGTGATGGAAACTATCTCGGTAATTTTGCAGGTGGGTTCTTATAAATTACGCAAGCAACGCATTTTCCGCATGGCACCGATTCACCATCACTTTGAATTAAAAGGTTGGCCTGAACCACGCGTGATTATCCGCTTTTGGATTATCTCGTTGATGTTGGTATTGCTTGGTTTAATGACTTTAAAATTACGTTAA